The following coding sequences lie in one Miscanthus floridulus cultivar M001 chromosome 9, ASM1932011v1, whole genome shotgun sequence genomic window:
- the LOC136482624 gene encoding vacuole membrane protein KMS1-like isoform X2: MGRRKMSAAAPPSRSWSNVGGSVIPELRAKHKMDLENLTLTKQPLRTLRLFLLAVLQYLKRLAKYILSKGSLFFLLIVLVVAPGILLTISDGVHKKEFLNYAKFVLWWVSLGVASSIGLGSGLHTFVLYLGPHIALFTIKAVQCGRIDLKMAPYDTIQLKVGPSWLDKKCSEFGPPVYPASAHSVRIPVFDLLPQIQLEAVLWGIGTALGELPPYFISRAARLSGNKSKAVKELDVATSKEDGTVASSLNRTKRWLLSHSQHLNFFSILILASVPNPLFDLAGIMCGQFGVPFWEFFFATLIGKAIIKTHIQTLFIVSLCNNQLLYLMEKELIWIFGHIPGLSATLPSVIAKLNTAKDKYLSPPTPVSPSSQMEEKQWNFSFTLVWNSIVWLVLLNFFIKIITSTAQDYLKKQQDMEMECISDFPTLEQN, translated from the exons ATGGGGCGCCGGAAGATGTCCGCGGCGGCACCACCGTCACGGAGCTGGTCCAACGTCGGCGGGAGCGTCATCCCCG AACTCCGGGCAAAACACAAAATGGACTTGGAGAATTTGACGCTCACAAAACAACCACTCAGAACATTACGTCTTTTCCTGTTAGCCGTGTTACAATACTTGAAAAGATTAGCAAAATATATCCTGAGCAAGGGTAGTTTGTTCTTTCTCTTAATTGTTTTGGTGGTAGCTCCTGGAATCTTACTCACTATTTCAGATGGCGTGCATAAGAAG GAGTTCCTTAATTATGCTAAATTTGTGTTGTGGTGGGTTTCATTAGGTGTGGCTTCGTCAATTGGACTAG GTTCTGGTTTGCATACATTTGTGCTGTACCTAGGTCCTCATATTGCTCTGTTCACTATTAAAGCTGTTCAGTGTGGTCGAATTGATTTGAAAATGGCTCCATATGATACCATACAGCTTAAGGTTGGACCGTCATGGCTTGACAAGAAATGTTCAGAATTTGGACCGCCTGTGTATCCAGCATCAGCTCATTCTGTTAGGATCCCAGTCTTTGACTTACTACCGCAGATACAGTTGGAAGCAGTTCTTTGGGGCATTGGGACTGCACTTGGCGAGCTTCCCCCTTATTTTATATCACGAGCAG CTCGCTTATCAGGAAACAAGTCAAAAGCTGTTAAGGAGCTTGATGTCGCTACTTCCAAAGAAGATGGGACAGTAGCATCCAGTCTTAATCGTACCAAGCGTTGGCTTCTTTCTCACTCTCAACATCTCAACTTCTTCTCTATCTTGATACTTGCTTCG GTTCCGAACCCACTCTTTGACCTTGCTGGTATTATGTGTGGCCAATTTGGTGTACCTTTCTGGGAGTTTTTTTTTGCAACTTTGATTGGGAAGGCCATCATCAAGACTCATATTCAG ACACTGTTTATTGTGTCCTTATGCAACAACCAGCTCCTGTATCTTATGGAAAAGGAGTTAATCTGGATATTTGGTCACATTCCTGGGCTTTCTGCTACCCTGCCATCTGTGATTGCCAAACTCAATACTGCCAAGGACAAGTATCTATCACCACCAACACCAGTCTCGCCGTCCTCACAAATGGAG GAGAAACAGTGGAATTTCTCTTTTACATTGGTTTGGAACTCTATAGTGTGGCTTGTGCTTCTCAACTTCTTCATTAAGATAATCACGTCTACAGCACAGGATTATCTCAAAAAGCAGCAGGATATGGAGATGGAATGTATTTCTGATTTCCCGACCCTGGAACAAAACTAA
- the LOC136484104 gene encoding transcription factor BHLH062-like isoform X3 — translation MLLLRCLLMDLDRQNTGKATVLGDAARVLRDLITQVESLRKEQCALVSERQYVSSEKNELQEENNSLKSQISELQNELCARMRNSSLNQNSLGMSLPVANTVGDDLATHPMPQQMWSNISNLSSVAMAHPTNTATLLHSQDHSADAGQGYAPQPRELQLFPGASSSPERGCSWLGSDQATSSRLTDSLPGQLCLSLPQSSQEGSSSGVPHSRKERRNGLPTDNT, via the exons ATGCTGCTTCTGAGATGCCTGCTAATGG ATCTTGATCGACAAAATACTGGAAAAGCTACAGTGTTAGGTGATGCTGCACGAGTACTGCGAGATCTAATTACCCAAGTAGAATCTCTTAGGAAGGAACAATGTGCTCTTGTATCGGAACGCCAATAT GTCAGTTCAGAGAAGAATGAGCTGCAAGAGGAGAACAACTCGCTCAAATCACAAATATCAGAACTACAAAATGAGCTCTGTGCAAGGATGCGGAACAGCAGCCTCAATCAAAACAGCCTTGGGATGTCACTTCCTGTTGCGAACACTGTAGGTGATGATCTGGCAACTCACCCTATGCCACAGCAGATGTGGAGCAACATTTCTAATTTAAGCTCTGTGGCCATGGCACACCCAACAAATACAGCAACTCTGTTACACAGCCAGGACCACTCTGCTGATGCTGGTCAAGGCTATGCGCCCCAACCTCGGGAGCTGCAGCTGTTTCCAGGTGCATCATCTTCACCAGAGCGTGGATGTTCCTGGCTAGGAAGCGACCAGGCCACATCGTCGAGGCTGACAGATTCCTTGCCAGGGCAGCTGTGCCTAAGCCTTCCACAGTCATCTCAGGAAGGAAGCAGCAGCGGTGTACCACACAGCAGAAAGGAACGGCGGAACGGTTTGCCAACTGACAACACTTGA
- the LOC136482624 gene encoding vacuole membrane protein KMS1-like isoform X3, whose amino-acid sequence MGRRKMSAAAPPSRSWSNVGGSVIPELRAKHKMDLENLTLTKQPLRTLRLFLLAVLQYLKRLAKYILSKGSLFFLLIVLVVAPGILLTISDGVHKKHVQEFLNYAKFVLWWVSLGVASSIGLGSGLHTFVLYLGPHIALFTIKAVQCGRIDLKMAPYDTIQLKVGPSWLDKKCSEFGPPVYPASAHSVRIPVFDLLPQIQLEAVLWGIGTALGELPPYFISRAARLSGNKSKAVKELDVATSKEDGTVASSLNRTKRWLLSHSQHLNFFSILILASTLFIVSLCNNQLLYLMEKELIWIFGHIPGLSATLPSVIAKLNTAKDKYLSPPTPVSPSSQMEEKQWNFSFTLVWNSIVWLVLLNFFIKIITSTAQDYLKKQQDMEMECISDFPTLEQN is encoded by the exons ATGGGGCGCCGGAAGATGTCCGCGGCGGCACCACCGTCACGGAGCTGGTCCAACGTCGGCGGGAGCGTCATCCCCG AACTCCGGGCAAAACACAAAATGGACTTGGAGAATTTGACGCTCACAAAACAACCACTCAGAACATTACGTCTTTTCCTGTTAGCCGTGTTACAATACTTGAAAAGATTAGCAAAATATATCCTGAGCAAGGGTAGTTTGTTCTTTCTCTTAATTGTTTTGGTGGTAGCTCCTGGAATCTTACTCACTATTTCAGATGGCGTGCATAAGAAG CATGTGCAGGAGTTCCTTAATTATGCTAAATTTGTGTTGTGGTGGGTTTCATTAGGTGTGGCTTCGTCAATTGGACTAG GTTCTGGTTTGCATACATTTGTGCTGTACCTAGGTCCTCATATTGCTCTGTTCACTATTAAAGCTGTTCAGTGTGGTCGAATTGATTTGAAAATGGCTCCATATGATACCATACAGCTTAAGGTTGGACCGTCATGGCTTGACAAGAAATGTTCAGAATTTGGACCGCCTGTGTATCCAGCATCAGCTCATTCTGTTAGGATCCCAGTCTTTGACTTACTACCGCAGATACAGTTGGAAGCAGTTCTTTGGGGCATTGGGACTGCACTTGGCGAGCTTCCCCCTTATTTTATATCACGAGCAG CTCGCTTATCAGGAAACAAGTCAAAAGCTGTTAAGGAGCTTGATGTCGCTACTTCCAAAGAAGATGGGACAGTAGCATCCAGTCTTAATCGTACCAAGCGTTGGCTTCTTTCTCACTCTCAACATCTCAACTTCTTCTCTATCTTGATACTTGCTTCG ACACTGTTTATTGTGTCCTTATGCAACAACCAGCTCCTGTATCTTATGGAAAAGGAGTTAATCTGGATATTTGGTCACATTCCTGGGCTTTCTGCTACCCTGCCATCTGTGATTGCCAAACTCAATACTGCCAAGGACAAGTATCTATCACCACCAACACCAGTCTCGCCGTCCTCACAAATGGAG GAGAAACAGTGGAATTTCTCTTTTACATTGGTTTGGAACTCTATAGTGTGGCTTGTGCTTCTCAACTTCTTCATTAAGATAATCACGTCTACAGCACAGGATTATCTCAAAAAGCAGCAGGATATGGAGATGGAATGTATTTCTGATTTCCCGACCCTGGAACAAAACTAA
- the LOC136484104 gene encoding transcription factor BHLH062-like isoform X4, whose product MLDLDRQNTGKATVLGDAARVLRDLITQVESLRKEQCALVSERQYVSSEKNELQEENNSLKSQISELQNELCARMRNSSLNQNSLGMSLPVANTVGDDLATHPMPQQMWSNISNLSSVAMAHPTNTATLLHSQDHSADAGQGYAPQPRELQLFPGASSSPERGCSWLGSDQATSSRLTDSLPGQLCLSLPQSSQEGSSSGVPHSRKERRNGLPTDNT is encoded by the exons ATGCTAG ATCTTGATCGACAAAATACTGGAAAAGCTACAGTGTTAGGTGATGCTGCACGAGTACTGCGAGATCTAATTACCCAAGTAGAATCTCTTAGGAAGGAACAATGTGCTCTTGTATCGGAACGCCAATAT GTCAGTTCAGAGAAGAATGAGCTGCAAGAGGAGAACAACTCGCTCAAATCACAAATATCAGAACTACAAAATGAGCTCTGTGCAAGGATGCGGAACAGCAGCCTCAATCAAAACAGCCTTGGGATGTCACTTCCTGTTGCGAACACTGTAGGTGATGATCTGGCAACTCACCCTATGCCACAGCAGATGTGGAGCAACATTTCTAATTTAAGCTCTGTGGCCATGGCACACCCAACAAATACAGCAACTCTGTTACACAGCCAGGACCACTCTGCTGATGCTGGTCAAGGCTATGCGCCCCAACCTCGGGAGCTGCAGCTGTTTCCAGGTGCATCATCTTCACCAGAGCGTGGATGTTCCTGGCTAGGAAGCGACCAGGCCACATCGTCGAGGCTGACAGATTCCTTGCCAGGGCAGCTGTGCCTAAGCCTTCCACAGTCATCTCAGGAAGGAAGCAGCAGCGGTGTACCACACAGCAGAAAGGAACGGCGGAACGGTTTGCCAACTGACAACACTTGA
- the LOC136484104 gene encoding transcription factor BHLH062-like isoform X1, with translation MVAETESSDSLPGSSNAASEMPANGLASKSIHPKKTHKAEREKLKRDQLNDLFVELGSMLDLDRQNTGKATVLGDAARVLRDLITQVESLRKEQCALVSERQYVSSEKNELQEENNSLKSQISELQNELCARMRNSSLNQNSLGMSLPVANTVGDDLATHPMPQQMWSNISNLSSVAMAHPTNTATLLHSQDHSADAGQGYAPQPRELQLFPGASSSPERGCSWLGSDQATSSRLTDSLPGQLCLSLPQSSQEGSSSGVPHSRKERRNGLPTDNT, from the exons ATGGTGGCTGAAACAGAAAGCTCAGATTCACTGCCTGGCAGTTCAAATGCTGCTTCTGAGATGCCTGCTAATGGGTTAGcctcaaa GTCTATTCACCCAAAGAAAACACATAAAGCTGAACGAGAGAAGCTTAAACGTGATCAGTTGAATGACCTTTTTGTTGAGCTGGGCAGTATGCTAG ATCTTGATCGACAAAATACTGGAAAAGCTACAGTGTTAGGTGATGCTGCACGAGTACTGCGAGATCTAATTACCCAAGTAGAATCTCTTAGGAAGGAACAATGTGCTCTTGTATCGGAACGCCAATAT GTCAGTTCAGAGAAGAATGAGCTGCAAGAGGAGAACAACTCGCTCAAATCACAAATATCAGAACTACAAAATGAGCTCTGTGCAAGGATGCGGAACAGCAGCCTCAATCAAAACAGCCTTGGGATGTCACTTCCTGTTGCGAACACTGTAGGTGATGATCTGGCAACTCACCCTATGCCACAGCAGATGTGGAGCAACATTTCTAATTTAAGCTCTGTGGCCATGGCACACCCAACAAATACAGCAACTCTGTTACACAGCCAGGACCACTCTGCTGATGCTGGTCAAGGCTATGCGCCCCAACCTCGGGAGCTGCAGCTGTTTCCAGGTGCATCATCTTCACCAGAGCGTGGATGTTCCTGGCTAGGAAGCGACCAGGCCACATCGTCGAGGCTGACAGATTCCTTGCCAGGGCAGCTGTGCCTAAGCCTTCCACAGTCATCTCAGGAAGGAAGCAGCAGCGGTGTACCACACAGCAGAAAGGAACGGCGGAACGGTTTGCCAACTGACAACACTTGA
- the LOC136482624 gene encoding vacuole membrane protein KMS1-like isoform X1: MGRRKMSAAAPPSRSWSNVGGSVIPELRAKHKMDLENLTLTKQPLRTLRLFLLAVLQYLKRLAKYILSKGSLFFLLIVLVVAPGILLTISDGVHKKHVQEFLNYAKFVLWWVSLGVASSIGLGSGLHTFVLYLGPHIALFTIKAVQCGRIDLKMAPYDTIQLKVGPSWLDKKCSEFGPPVYPASAHSVRIPVFDLLPQIQLEAVLWGIGTALGELPPYFISRAARLSGNKSKAVKELDVATSKEDGTVASSLNRTKRWLLSHSQHLNFFSILILASVPNPLFDLAGIMCGQFGVPFWEFFFATLIGKAIIKTHIQTLFIVSLCNNQLLYLMEKELIWIFGHIPGLSATLPSVIAKLNTAKDKYLSPPTPVSPSSQMEEKQWNFSFTLVWNSIVWLVLLNFFIKIITSTAQDYLKKQQDMEMECISDFPTLEQN; the protein is encoded by the exons ATGGGGCGCCGGAAGATGTCCGCGGCGGCACCACCGTCACGGAGCTGGTCCAACGTCGGCGGGAGCGTCATCCCCG AACTCCGGGCAAAACACAAAATGGACTTGGAGAATTTGACGCTCACAAAACAACCACTCAGAACATTACGTCTTTTCCTGTTAGCCGTGTTACAATACTTGAAAAGATTAGCAAAATATATCCTGAGCAAGGGTAGTTTGTTCTTTCTCTTAATTGTTTTGGTGGTAGCTCCTGGAATCTTACTCACTATTTCAGATGGCGTGCATAAGAAG CATGTGCAGGAGTTCCTTAATTATGCTAAATTTGTGTTGTGGTGGGTTTCATTAGGTGTGGCTTCGTCAATTGGACTAG GTTCTGGTTTGCATACATTTGTGCTGTACCTAGGTCCTCATATTGCTCTGTTCACTATTAAAGCTGTTCAGTGTGGTCGAATTGATTTGAAAATGGCTCCATATGATACCATACAGCTTAAGGTTGGACCGTCATGGCTTGACAAGAAATGTTCAGAATTTGGACCGCCTGTGTATCCAGCATCAGCTCATTCTGTTAGGATCCCAGTCTTTGACTTACTACCGCAGATACAGTTGGAAGCAGTTCTTTGGGGCATTGGGACTGCACTTGGCGAGCTTCCCCCTTATTTTATATCACGAGCAG CTCGCTTATCAGGAAACAAGTCAAAAGCTGTTAAGGAGCTTGATGTCGCTACTTCCAAAGAAGATGGGACAGTAGCATCCAGTCTTAATCGTACCAAGCGTTGGCTTCTTTCTCACTCTCAACATCTCAACTTCTTCTCTATCTTGATACTTGCTTCG GTTCCGAACCCACTCTTTGACCTTGCTGGTATTATGTGTGGCCAATTTGGTGTACCTTTCTGGGAGTTTTTTTTTGCAACTTTGATTGGGAAGGCCATCATCAAGACTCATATTCAG ACACTGTTTATTGTGTCCTTATGCAACAACCAGCTCCTGTATCTTATGGAAAAGGAGTTAATCTGGATATTTGGTCACATTCCTGGGCTTTCTGCTACCCTGCCATCTGTGATTGCCAAACTCAATACTGCCAAGGACAAGTATCTATCACCACCAACACCAGTCTCGCCGTCCTCACAAATGGAG GAGAAACAGTGGAATTTCTCTTTTACATTGGTTTGGAACTCTATAGTGTGGCTTGTGCTTCTCAACTTCTTCATTAAGATAATCACGTCTACAGCACAGGATTATCTCAAAAAGCAGCAGGATATGGAGATGGAATGTATTTCTGATTTCCCGACCCTGGAACAAAACTAA
- the LOC136484104 gene encoding transcription factor BHLH062-like isoform X2, giving the protein MVAETESSDSLPGSSNAASEMPANGSIHPKKTHKAEREKLKRDQLNDLFVELGSMLDLDRQNTGKATVLGDAARVLRDLITQVESLRKEQCALVSERQYVSSEKNELQEENNSLKSQISELQNELCARMRNSSLNQNSLGMSLPVANTVGDDLATHPMPQQMWSNISNLSSVAMAHPTNTATLLHSQDHSADAGQGYAPQPRELQLFPGASSSPERGCSWLGSDQATSSRLTDSLPGQLCLSLPQSSQEGSSSGVPHSRKERRNGLPTDNT; this is encoded by the exons ATGGTGGCTGAAACAGAAAGCTCAGATTCACTGCCTGGCAGTTCAAATGCTGCTTCTGAGATGCCTGCTAATGG GTCTATTCACCCAAAGAAAACACATAAAGCTGAACGAGAGAAGCTTAAACGTGATCAGTTGAATGACCTTTTTGTTGAGCTGGGCAGTATGCTAG ATCTTGATCGACAAAATACTGGAAAAGCTACAGTGTTAGGTGATGCTGCACGAGTACTGCGAGATCTAATTACCCAAGTAGAATCTCTTAGGAAGGAACAATGTGCTCTTGTATCGGAACGCCAATAT GTCAGTTCAGAGAAGAATGAGCTGCAAGAGGAGAACAACTCGCTCAAATCACAAATATCAGAACTACAAAATGAGCTCTGTGCAAGGATGCGGAACAGCAGCCTCAATCAAAACAGCCTTGGGATGTCACTTCCTGTTGCGAACACTGTAGGTGATGATCTGGCAACTCACCCTATGCCACAGCAGATGTGGAGCAACATTTCTAATTTAAGCTCTGTGGCCATGGCACACCCAACAAATACAGCAACTCTGTTACACAGCCAGGACCACTCTGCTGATGCTGGTCAAGGCTATGCGCCCCAACCTCGGGAGCTGCAGCTGTTTCCAGGTGCATCATCTTCACCAGAGCGTGGATGTTCCTGGCTAGGAAGCGACCAGGCCACATCGTCGAGGCTGACAGATTCCTTGCCAGGGCAGCTGTGCCTAAGCCTTCCACAGTCATCTCAGGAAGGAAGCAGCAGCGGTGTACCACACAGCAGAAAGGAACGGCGGAACGGTTTGCCAACTGACAACACTTGA